One window from the genome of Gloeomargarita sp. SRBZ-1_bins_9 encodes:
- the purH gene encoding bifunctional phosphoribosylaminoimidazolecarboxamide formyltransferase/IMP cyclohydrolase: MRKKALLSVSDKTGLVELAQALVREWDYELLSSGGTAQVLQAAGLPVTQVSDYTGSPEILGGRVKTLHPKIHGGILARRNVPQDQEDLQRLGIAPIDLVVVNLYPFAQTAQQPGVTLSEAVEQIDIGGPALLRAAAKNHGFVTVLCQPSQYPEFLAHLRAHQGQTTPEFRQSCAAQAFWHTSQYDYQIATYLTEPAGQWPPHWACFGTLVQPLRYGENPHQQAAWYRLGEVPTGWCAAQQLQGKELSFNNLMDLEAARRLIADFPPDTPTAVIIKHTHPCGVACADDLLTAYRRALQADPVSAFGGIVAVNQPLDVATAQAMTEVFLECIVAPGCTAEAQAILQRKGKVRVLVLPHWREMPLAEVRMLSGGFLVQTPDVAPVQPEQWQVVTQRAPTDGEWQDLLFAWRVVKGVKSNAIVVAKRGVTLGIGAGQTNRVGAVQLALQQAGEQARGAVLASDGFFPFADSVQAAAAAGITAIVQPGGSLRDGESIQAADAQGMAMVFTGIRHFYH, translated from the coding sequence ATGCGCAAAAAAGCCCTGTTGAGTGTCAGCGATAAGACGGGACTGGTGGAACTGGCCCAGGCCCTGGTGCGGGAATGGGACTACGAACTGCTCAGCAGCGGTGGTACGGCCCAGGTCTTGCAGGCGGCGGGGTTGCCGGTGACGCAGGTGTCGGATTACACGGGGTCGCCGGAGATATTGGGGGGGCGGGTGAAAACGTTGCATCCCAAGATTCACGGGGGAATCCTGGCCCGGCGAAACGTGCCCCAGGACCAGGAGGATCTACAACGGCTCGGTATTGCCCCCATTGACCTGGTGGTGGTGAATCTGTACCCCTTTGCCCAGACGGCCCAACAACCGGGGGTGACCCTATCTGAGGCGGTGGAGCAGATTGATATTGGTGGACCGGCCCTGTTGCGGGCAGCGGCGAAAAACCATGGGTTTGTCACGGTGTTGTGTCAGCCGTCGCAGTACCCGGAATTTTTGGCCCACCTGCGGGCGCACCAGGGACAAACGACGCCGGAGTTTCGCCAGTCCTGCGCAGCCCAAGCCTTTTGGCACACCAGCCAATACGATTACCAGATCGCGACCTATCTCACGGAACCGGCAGGACAGTGGCCCCCCCATTGGGCTTGTTTCGGGACGCTGGTGCAACCGTTGCGCTACGGAGAAAACCCCCACCAGCAAGCCGCCTGGTATCGCCTGGGGGAGGTACCTACGGGTTGGTGCGCTGCCCAGCAGCTCCAGGGTAAGGAGTTGAGTTTCAACAATTTGATGGATTTGGAGGCGGCCCGCCGGTTAATAGCCGACTTTCCCCCGGATACGCCTACCGCTGTGATCATCAAACACACCCATCCCTGTGGCGTAGCCTGCGCCGATGACCTGCTGACGGCCTACCGGCGGGCACTCCAGGCGGACCCGGTTTCGGCTTTCGGAGGGATCGTGGCGGTGAACCAACCCCTGGATGTCGCAACGGCCCAGGCCATGACCGAGGTGTTCCTGGAGTGTATCGTGGCGCCGGGGTGCACGGCGGAGGCGCAGGCAATCCTACAGCGCAAGGGGAAGGTGCGGGTGCTGGTGCTGCCCCATTGGCGGGAGATGCCCCTGGCGGAGGTGCGGATGCTCAGTGGGGGGTTTCTGGTGCAGACGCCGGATGTGGCCCCGGTGCAGCCGGAGCAATGGCAGGTGGTGACCCAACGCGCCCCCACAGACGGAGAATGGCAGGATTTGCTGTTTGCCTGGCGGGTGGTCAAGGGGGTGAAATCCAACGCCATTGTGGTAGCCAAGCGGGGGGTGACCCTGGGCATTGGCGCGGGCCAGACGAATCGGGTGGGGGCGGTGCAACTGGCGCTGCAACAGGCAGGGGAGCAGGCCCGGGGAGCAGTCTTGGCCAGCGACGGGTTTTTCCCGTTTGCGGATTCGGTGCAGGCAGCGGCAGCGGCGGGGATTACGGCCATCGTGCAACCGGGGGGGAGCCTGCGGGATGGGGAGTCCATCCAGGCGGCCGACGCCCAAGGAATGGCCATGGTGTTTACGGGCATCCGTCACTTCTACCACTAG
- a CDS encoding N-acetylmannosamine-6-phosphate 2-epimerase, which translates to MALAPGLIVSCQAEPGSPFYGEGFIRAFAQAAVLGGAVAVRLCGVENVRAVRPCVSVPIIGLTKSTYPDGRVWITPSLADVQALLQAGATVIAVDATLRQRPHQGVTGPAFVRQIKQQWPQVPVLADVDTLEAGIAAAQEGADYVATTLSGYTAATEGSSQETPDLELIRQLRQRVPRPVIAEGRIRTPEQARQAMAAGAYAVVVGSAITRPVEITRWFVAALA; encoded by the coding sequence ATGGCACTGGCACCGGGGTTAATCGTCTCCTGTCAAGCGGAACCGGGGAGTCCTTTTTACGGGGAGGGGTTTATCCGGGCATTTGCCCAGGCGGCGGTGCTGGGGGGAGCGGTGGCGGTGCGCTTATGTGGGGTGGAGAACGTCCGGGCAGTACGTCCCTGTGTGTCGGTGCCCATCATCGGTCTCACCAAAAGTACCTATCCCGATGGCCGGGTATGGATTACGCCCTCTTTGGCGGATGTCCAGGCCTTGCTCCAGGCGGGGGCGACGGTGATTGCCGTGGATGCAACGTTACGACAGCGGCCCCACCAGGGGGTCACTGGCCCAGCTTTTGTCCGGCAGATCAAGCAGCAGTGGCCTCAGGTACCGGTCCTGGCGGATGTGGATACGCTAGAGGCAGGCATCGCCGCAGCTCAGGAGGGGGCAGACTATGTGGCCACGACCTTGTCGGGCTATACGGCGGCGACAGAGGGGTCATCCCAGGAAACGCCTGACCTGGAACTGATCCGCCAATTGCGCCAACGGGTGCCCCGGCCTGTGATTGCCGAAGGTCGTATCCGCACCCCGGAACAAGCGCGACAAGCCATGGCCGCCGGTGCCTACGCGGTGGTAGTGGGTTCAGCCATCACTCGACCGGTGGAGATCACCCGTTGGTTTGTGGCGGCCCTGGCGTGA
- a CDS encoding MltA domain-containing protein, whose protein sequence is MRWGWLLVGWLLGWPGSVWAQGMLVPLTARQVAQLSWTDDDTLATLHQAIERSLAYYRQVDPQTRFTYGAESYTPQQMQASLRLFAQVMRLPPAQRRQQLARQFLVWESRNDQGAAFFTGYYQPVVAARTQPQGIWNTPVHGYPGPVTLTRADIRRGMLAGQAPVLGYVDPIEHFFLQVQGSGLLVFPDGRRQWVGFAGHNHQPYRSIGRLLVEEGVLTPETVSMPAIKDYLRRHPQEIERVFNHNPRYIFFAPREQPPSGSLGQPLTPGRSLAMDLALIPPGSLVFVETTYPVHPRTWRPLTRFMLVQDTGNAIRGHGRGDIFWGQGPTAELRAGLMKQPGRLWLLVARKSAIGPIRPNGASASYPNQPGE, encoded by the coding sequence ATGCGCTGGGGATGGTTGCTGGTAGGTTGGCTGCTGGGGTGGCCTGGGAGCGTCTGGGCGCAGGGGATGCTGGTGCCCTTAACAGCTCGGCAGGTAGCCCAATTGAGCTGGACAGATGACGACACCCTGGCCACCCTACACCAAGCCATAGAACGGTCTCTGGCCTATTACCGTCAGGTAGACCCCCAAACCCGCTTCACCTACGGCGCGGAGAGCTACACCCCCCAGCAGATGCAGGCGTCGCTGCGGTTGTTTGCCCAGGTAATGCGTTTGCCCCCTGCCCAACGGCGACAGCAACTGGCCCGGCAGTTTCTGGTGTGGGAAAGTCGCAATGACCAGGGAGCGGCCTTTTTCACGGGCTATTACCAGCCGGTGGTGGCGGCGCGTACCCAACCCCAGGGCATTTGGAATACGCCGGTGCATGGCTACCCCGGACCGGTGACCCTGACGCGGGCGGACATTCGCCGGGGGATGCTGGCCGGACAAGCGCCGGTGCTGGGTTATGTGGACCCCATTGAGCATTTCTTTTTGCAGGTGCAGGGGTCGGGGTTGCTGGTGTTTCCCGATGGCCGCCGACAGTGGGTGGGGTTTGCCGGTCACAATCACCAGCCCTATCGCTCCATCGGCCGGCTACTGGTGGAGGAAGGGGTGCTTACTCCCGAAACCGTTTCCATGCCCGCCATTAAGGACTACCTGCGGCGCCATCCCCAAGAAATCGAGCGTGTTTTCAACCACAACCCGCGCTATATCTTTTTTGCCCCCCGTGAGCAACCCCCCAGTGGTTCCCTAGGGCAACCCCTGACGCCTGGTCGCTCCCTGGCGATGGATTTAGCGTTGATTCCGCCGGGCAGTCTGGTGTTTGTGGAAACCACCTACCCAGTCCATCCCAGGACATGGCGGCCCCTGACACGTTTTATGTTGGTGCAGGACACCGGCAACGCCATCCGCGGGCACGGGCGGGGGGATATTTTCTGGGGTCAGGGACCCACTGCCGAACTGCGGGCCGGACTGATGAAACAACCCGGACGCCTTTGGCTACTGGTGGCTAGGAAATCGGCTATTGGTCCCATCAGGCCGAATGGTGCGTCAGCCAGCTATCCAAATCAGCCGGGTGAGTAA
- a CDS encoding FeoC-like transcriptional regulator → MLQRIQALLQQKGPLSLAALAQMLGSDPETVRPMLELLVRKGRVVRAKRATCGGCLACRPEELEMYSYKSVSNL, encoded by the coding sequence ATGTTGCAGCGGATACAGGCCCTGTTGCAGCAAAAGGGACCCCTGAGCTTGGCCGCGCTAGCGCAGATGTTAGGGAGTGACCCGGAAACTGTGCGTCCGATGCTGGAGTTGCTGGTGCGTAAAGGGCGGGTGGTACGGGCAAAACGGGCAACCTGCGGGGGGTGCTTGGCCTGTCGCCCGGAAGAACTGGAGATGTATTCCTACAAGTCTGTTTCCAATTTATAG
- the feoB gene encoding Fe(2+) transporter permease subunit FeoB, with the protein MATIALVGNPNCGKTTVFNALTGARQRVGNWPGVTVERKEGTYRSGGRLVTVVDLPGIYSLDVADTTLGLDEQIARNYLLSGEADLVVNILDAANLERNLYLTTQLLDMEVPLVIALNMMDVARRRQWQIDVQQLSQKLGCPVVPMCAHRGQGIPQLKRVIDDALAQPQLPQAQVDYPPDWRRAVEELLPHLGARKQPWYALYLLQFGATDGLTLPALDALDHWREHLQQLLGEDLDLVVADARYGWIHRLVAQVVTQVGVVSQTTSDAVDRWVLNRWLGIPIFLGVMYLMFWFAIHVGGALIDFFDQAVGAILVEGVAHVLAQWQAPGWLIGLLADGVGGGIQTTATFIPQIGLLFVCLAVLEDSGYLARAAFVMDRLMRWMGLPGKAFVPMLVGFGCNIPGIMATRTLENAQDRLLAALINHFMSCGARLPVYALICAAFFPRNAQNVVFVLYGLGIGAAIFTALVLKKTLLPGPVTPFVLELPPYHVPSLRGVLLRAWERLRAFIWRAGRMIVLMVVILGLLNSVGVDGSFGKKDSPDSLLSAIGRGITPVFQPMGIQPDNWPATVGLFTGMFAKEVMVGTMDNLYSQLAQAEMDEPAEPFDLGAKLQAAVATIPENLAQVWQQLGDPLGWGILTETADPEAAAEIQQVHRTTFGQMALRFGTPTAAVAFLLFVLLYFPCVSATAAVYRETNLGWTVFIALWTTGMGYWAATGYYQLMTWREHPRFSTLWLGGLVLVLVVVLLGMSWAGRWRRRRLRVRYSGG; encoded by the coding sequence ATGGCCACGATCGCTTTGGTGGGGAACCCCAACTGCGGGAAAACGACGGTCTTCAATGCCCTGACGGGGGCGCGACAACGGGTAGGCAACTGGCCGGGGGTGACGGTGGAGCGCAAAGAGGGCACCTACCGCTCCGGGGGACGCCTGGTCACTGTCGTGGACCTGCCGGGCATTTATTCCTTGGATGTCGCAGACACCACCCTTGGTCTCGATGAGCAAATTGCCCGCAACTACCTGCTTTCTGGGGAAGCTGACCTGGTGGTGAACATCCTGGATGCCGCCAACCTGGAGCGCAATTTGTACCTGACAACCCAGCTTCTGGATATGGAGGTGCCGCTGGTCATTGCGCTGAACATGATGGATGTGGCTCGGCGGCGGCAGTGGCAAATTGATGTGCAGCAGTTGAGTCAGAAACTGGGGTGTCCGGTGGTGCCCATGTGTGCCCATCGGGGTCAGGGCATTCCCCAACTTAAGCGGGTGATTGACGATGCGCTGGCCCAGCCCCAACTGCCCCAGGCCCAGGTGGACTATCCCCCCGATTGGCGACGAGCTGTAGAGGAACTATTGCCCCACTTGGGGGCGAGGAAGCAGCCCTGGTATGCCCTGTATCTGTTGCAGTTTGGGGCGACGGATGGATTGACGCTGCCGGCTTTGGATGCTCTGGACCACTGGCGAGAGCATCTGCAGCAGCTGTTGGGGGAGGACCTGGACCTGGTGGTGGCGGATGCCCGCTACGGGTGGATTCACCGGCTGGTGGCCCAGGTGGTGACCCAGGTGGGGGTGGTGAGTCAAACGACGTCCGATGCCGTTGACCGCTGGGTACTCAACCGCTGGCTGGGCATCCCGATTTTTCTGGGGGTGATGTACCTAATGTTTTGGTTTGCCATCCATGTTGGGGGGGCGTTGATTGATTTCTTTGACCAGGCGGTGGGGGCCATTTTGGTAGAGGGGGTGGCCCATGTTCTGGCCCAGTGGCAGGCGCCGGGGTGGTTGATCGGCCTGTTGGCGGATGGGGTCGGGGGTGGAATTCAGACCACGGCAACGTTTATTCCCCAAATCGGGTTGTTGTTTGTCTGTTTGGCTGTGCTGGAGGATTCGGGCTATCTGGCGCGGGCGGCCTTTGTCATGGACCGGCTGATGCGCTGGATGGGTTTACCGGGGAAAGCGTTTGTGCCGATGTTGGTGGGGTTTGGCTGCAACATTCCCGGGATCATGGCGACGCGGACGCTGGAAAATGCCCAGGACCGGTTGCTAGCGGCTTTGATCAACCACTTCATGTCCTGTGGGGCGCGGTTGCCGGTGTATGCCCTGATTTGTGCCGCCTTTTTTCCCCGCAATGCCCAAAATGTGGTGTTTGTGTTGTATGGGTTGGGGATTGGGGCGGCGATTTTCACGGCGCTGGTGCTGAAAAAAACTCTGTTGCCGGGGCCGGTGACGCCGTTTGTGCTGGAGTTGCCCCCGTACCATGTGCCGTCGCTGCGGGGGGTGCTGCTGCGGGCTTGGGAGCGGTTGCGGGCGTTTATCTGGCGGGCGGGGCGGATGATCGTCCTGATGGTGGTGATCTTGGGGTTGCTCAATTCGGTGGGAGTAGACGGCTCCTTTGGCAAAAAAGACAGCCCGGATTCCCTGCTGAGCGCGATTGGTCGCGGGATCACGCCTGTTTTCCAACCCATGGGGATTCAACCGGATAACTGGCCGGCGACGGTGGGACTTTTCACCGGGATGTTCGCCAAAGAAGTCATGGTGGGGACGATGGATAACCTGTACAGCCAACTTGCCCAGGCGGAGATGGATGAACCGGCAGAACCTTTTGACCTGGGGGCCAAGTTACAGGCGGCGGTGGCGACGATTCCAGAGAACCTAGCGCAGGTTTGGCAGCAGTTGGGGGACCCCCTGGGATGGGGAATTTTGACGGAAACGGCAGACCCGGAGGCAGCGGCAGAAATTCAGCAGGTGCACCGGACGACCTTTGGACAGATGGCGTTGCGGTTCGGTACACCAACGGCGGCGGTGGCTTTCCTGCTGTTTGTGCTGCTTTATTTCCCCTGCGTGTCGGCGACGGCTGCGGTCTATCGGGAGACAAACTTGGGCTGGACGGTGTTTATTGCCCTGTGGACGACGGGGATGGGCTACTGGGCAGCCACGGGCTATTACCAGCTTATGACCTGGCGGGAGCACCCCCGGTTTTCCACTTTGTGGTTGGGGGGACTGGTGCTGGTGTTGGTAGTGGTGTTGCTGGGGATGTCCTGGGCAGGACGATGGCGGCGCCGACGGTTGCGGGTGCGCTACAGCGGGGGGTAA
- a CDS encoding FeoA family protein, with the protein MGIFWRQGWRWGAAKAGKANFIYYNDSTETGELTDSQWQTLVAAKPGERLQILRVPEKAQGKLLGMGLAPGVVVEVHSRLPSGSVVVARDGQRLGLGAELAQQIAVVAYRGRGQPMRLQDAAVGTRLRVVGYAPTAGDYKRRLLAMGLTPGTVLEVKRHAPLGDPIEIWVRGFALSLRKTEADALLVEPV; encoded by the coding sequence ATGGGTATTTTTTGGCGACAAGGGTGGCGCTGGGGGGCGGCTAAAGCAGGCAAAGCCAACTTCATCTACTACAACGACTCAACAGAGACCGGGGAGCTAACCGATAGTCAATGGCAAACACTGGTGGCGGCCAAGCCGGGGGAACGTTTACAGATTCTGCGGGTACCGGAAAAGGCCCAGGGGAAGTTGCTGGGGATGGGGTTGGCACCGGGAGTGGTGGTGGAGGTGCATAGTCGTTTGCCGTCGGGGTCGGTGGTGGTGGCACGAGACGGACAACGGCTGGGGTTGGGGGCAGAACTGGCGCAACAAATTGCGGTCGTGGCTTACAGGGGTAGGGGTCAACCGATGCGCTTACAGGATGCGGCAGTGGGAACGCGGTTACGGGTCGTGGGCTATGCGCCGACGGCGGGAGATTACAAGCGGCGGTTGTTGGCGATGGGCCTGACGCCGGGGACGGTCCTGGAGGTGAAACGCCATGCGCCCCTGGGGGACCCGATAGAAATCTGGGTGCGGGGGTTTGCCCTGAGCCTGCGCAAAACTGAAGCGGACGCTCTCCTGGTGGAGCCGGTGTGA
- a CDS encoding chemotaxis protein CheW — protein sequence MADALLGLSVQLAPDTWALLPARDCLEVLPLALEQVVPIPEMPPAVMGVTNWRGEILWLVDMAYGLGFAPLPELYPTQRSYYAVILTPGEQRLGVVVAQVGQMLTCPVAQVQSPPATGLTTALAQCLQGYWLTDERMYLVLNTQGLVGAWQALAT from the coding sequence ATGGCCGATGCCCTGTTGGGCTTGAGCGTGCAACTGGCCCCCGATACCTGGGCGCTACTGCCGGCACGGGACTGTTTAGAAGTCTTGCCCTTGGCCCTGGAGCAGGTGGTGCCGATTCCCGAGATGCCCCCGGCGGTGATGGGGGTGACCAACTGGCGCGGGGAAATCCTGTGGCTGGTGGATATGGCCTATGGGTTAGGGTTTGCCCCCCTGCCGGAGCTGTATCCCACCCAGCGCAGCTATTACGCCGTGATCCTGACCCCCGGTGAGCAGCGGTTGGGGGTGGTGGTGGCCCAGGTCGGGCAAATGCTGACTTGTCCCGTGGCGCAGGTGCAATCACCCCCCGCTACCGGTCTGACGACAGCCTTGGCCCAATGTCTGCAGGGCTATTGGCTCACGGATGAACGGATGTACCTGGTGCTGAACACCCAAGGACTGGTGGGGGCGTGGCAAGCACTGGCTACCTAG
- the mutY gene encoding A/G-specific adenine glycosylase gives MDVCWYRRQLLHWYRHHGRVLPWRQNPTPYGVLVSEFMLQQTQVRTVIPYYRRWLAHLPTLADCAQASPHQILKLWEGLGYYRRATYLHQTCQIIQRDYRGEVPSDLALLLRLPGIGRTTAGGILSHAFNRPYPIGDGNVQRILSRVFALRTPPRRHSQNLWALSAQLLDPDNPRDFNQALMDLGATVCLPRKPKCHCCPWQARCQAFLTQQQEVLPMREETQAIPHRTIGVAVIWNDQGQVLIDQRPPAGLLANLWEFPGGKVEPGETVEDCIRREIREELGLEIEVGPHLVTVDHAYSHLRVTLVVHQCRYRGGVPQLRACQAIAWVYPQELDRYPFPQANRRIIQTLLEKCSGQVESE, from the coding sequence ATGGACGTTTGCTGGTACCGGCGACAACTGCTGCACTGGTATCGCCACCACGGTCGTGTTTTGCCCTGGCGTCAGAACCCCACCCCCTACGGCGTCCTGGTCTCGGAATTCATGCTGCAACAGACCCAGGTGCGCACGGTCATCCCCTACTACCGCCGCTGGCTGGCCCATCTGCCTACGCTTGCCGACTGCGCCCAGGCGTCCCCCCACCAGATTCTCAAACTCTGGGAGGGCTTGGGGTACTACCGACGGGCTACGTACCTGCACCAGACCTGTCAGATCATCCAGCGGGACTACAGGGGGGAGGTGCCATCGGATCTGGCCCTGCTGCTGCGTTTGCCAGGGATTGGCCGCACCACCGCCGGAGGCATTCTCAGCCATGCCTTTAACCGGCCCTACCCCATCGGCGACGGCAATGTACAGCGCATCTTGAGCCGGGTGTTTGCCTTGAGGACCCCCCCACGCCGCCATAGCCAAAACCTGTGGGCTTTGTCTGCGCAATTACTGGACCCGGACAACCCCCGGGATTTCAACCAGGCGCTGATGGACCTGGGGGCGACGGTCTGTTTGCCCAGAAAACCCAAGTGCCACTGCTGTCCCTGGCAAGCCCGATGCCAAGCCTTTCTCACCCAACAACAGGAGGTGCTGCCCATGCGCGAAGAAACCCAAGCCATTCCCCATCGCACCATCGGCGTGGCAGTGATTTGGAACGACCAGGGCCAAGTACTCATTGACCAGCGACCCCCCGCCGGCCTGCTGGCCAATCTGTGGGAATTTCCGGGGGGCAAGGTGGAGCCGGGAGAAACGGTGGAGGACTGCATCCGCCGGGAAATCCGGGAGGAACTGGGCCTGGAGATTGAGGTGGGGCCGCACCTGGTGACGGTGGACCACGCCTACAGCCATCTGCGGGTCACTCTAGTGGTGCATCAGTGTCGCTACCGGGGGGGCGTACCCCAACTGCGAGCCTGCCAGGCCATCGCCTGGGTCTATCCCCAGGAACTGGACCGCTACCCCTTTCCCCAGGCCAATCGCCGCATCATCCAAACGCTATTGGAAAAATGCTCAGGGCAAGTAGAATCAGAATGA
- the lpxA gene encoding acyl-ACP--UDP-N-acetylglucosamine O-acyltransferase, protein MVLIHATAVVHPKAELDATVQVGPYAVIGEQVRIGPGTVVGAHVVIDGDTVIGAYNRIFPGASIGLEPQDLKYTGAPSRVRIGDHNLIREYVTINRATGEGEETVIGNHNLLMAYVHVAHNCVLENGIVIANGVSLAGHVHIESRATIGGVLGVHQFVRIGRLAMVGGMSRVDRDVPPYMLVEGHPARVRSLNRVGLQRAGLAQGEEGQALKQAFRVLYRSGLTLNQALEQLQPLTDQYETLRHLHQFLVESQQPGRRGPTPGLLEGDAQDSD, encoded by the coding sequence GTGGTGCTGATTCACGCAACGGCGGTGGTGCATCCCAAGGCGGAGTTGGACGCAACGGTTCAAGTCGGTCCCTACGCGGTGATCGGCGAACAGGTGCGTATCGGGCCGGGAACGGTGGTGGGTGCCCATGTGGTCATTGACGGGGATACGGTCATCGGGGCCTATAACCGCATCTTTCCGGGGGCGTCCATCGGTCTGGAACCCCAGGATTTGAAGTACACGGGTGCCCCCAGTCGCGTGCGCATCGGTGACCACAATCTCATCCGCGAGTACGTGACCATCAACCGGGCAACAGGGGAAGGGGAAGAAACGGTTATCGGCAACCACAACCTGCTGATGGCCTATGTACACGTGGCCCACAACTGCGTTTTGGAAAACGGCATTGTCATTGCCAATGGGGTGTCCCTGGCGGGGCATGTCCACATCGAGTCCCGGGCGACGATTGGGGGGGTGTTGGGGGTACATCAATTCGTGCGCATCGGACGGCTGGCGATGGTAGGGGGGATGAGTCGGGTGGACCGGGATGTGCCGCCCTATATGTTGGTGGAGGGGCATCCGGCGCGGGTGCGCTCGTTGAACCGGGTGGGCCTGCAACGGGCGGGATTAGCTCAGGGGGAAGAGGGCCAGGCGCTCAAACAGGCGTTTCGGGTGCTGTATCGCTCAGGACTGACCCTGAACCAAGCCCTGGAGCAATTACAGCCCCTGACGGACCAGTACGAAACCCTACGGCACCTGCACCAGTTTTTGGTGGAGTCGCAACAGCCCGGGCGACGGGGGCCAACACCTGGATTGCTGGAGGGGGATGCCCAGGATTCTGATTAG
- the lpxB gene encoding lipid-A-disaccharide synthase: MPRILISTGEVSGDLQGALLIQALRQQRPDLEILGIGGPRMAQAGARLLADTTQMGSIGLIEHLPFVVPTLRLLSRVRRALAVCPPDVVVLIDYVGFNLPLARLCKPWGCPLIYYIAPQEWVWRTTHTRNLVRLIDHLLAVFPQEADYYQKAGVARVEWVGHPLVDALAQTESRVTARQALGIAPEQKVVVLLPASRRQELCYLWPVLAETARQLQRRQPDLAFWLPVALPQYQPYLQAQVQRYGLRVQVVEDNPRRVMAAADLALTKSGTVNLELALLEVPQLVVYRVSPVTAWLARHLLRFRINYMSPVNLVAQQPVVPEFLQEQACPENLLPMALDYLQNPEPVRQRYQVFRQALGPPGATRRAAQVILSYCR; the protein is encoded by the coding sequence ATGCCCAGGATTCTGATTAGTACGGGGGAGGTCTCCGGCGATTTGCAGGGGGCGTTGCTGATCCAGGCCCTACGGCAACAGCGGCCTGATCTAGAAATTCTCGGCATTGGCGGTCCCCGCATGGCCCAAGCCGGCGCTCGCTTACTGGCAGACACCACCCAGATGGGTTCGATTGGGTTGATCGAACATTTGCCCTTCGTTGTGCCGACGCTGCGTTTGCTCTCCCGGGTGCGGCGTGCGCTGGCGGTCTGTCCCCCGGATGTGGTGGTGTTGATCGACTATGTGGGGTTCAACCTGCCCTTGGCCCGCCTGTGTAAGCCTTGGGGTTGTCCGCTTATTTACTACATCGCCCCCCAGGAGTGGGTCTGGCGCACCACCCACACCAGGAATCTGGTGCGGTTAATTGACCACCTGCTGGCGGTATTTCCCCAGGAGGCCGACTACTACCAAAAGGCGGGGGTGGCGCGGGTGGAATGGGTGGGTCATCCCCTGGTGGACGCCCTAGCCCAGACAGAATCCCGTGTGACGGCCCGGCAAGCCTTGGGAATTGCCCCGGAGCAAAAGGTGGTGGTGCTGCTGCCGGCTTCTCGGCGACAGGAGTTGTGCTATCTGTGGCCAGTGCTGGCAGAAACGGCGCGGCAGTTGCAAAGGCGACAACCGGACCTGGCATTTTGGCTACCGGTGGCCCTGCCCCAATACCAGCCCTATTTGCAAGCCCAGGTGCAGCGCTACGGATTGCGGGTGCAGGTGGTGGAGGACAACCCCCGGCGGGTAATGGCGGCTGCCGATCTGGCCCTGACCAAGTCGGGTACGGTGAATTTGGAGCTGGCCCTGTTGGAGGTCCCCCAGTTGGTGGTCTATCGGGTGAGTCCGGTGACCGCCTGGTTGGCCCGGCATCTGTTGCGTTTTCGCATCAACTATATGTCTCCGGTGAACCTGGTGGCCCAGCAACCGGTTGTGCCGGAATTTCTCCAGGAACAGGCCTGCCCGGAAAACCTGTTGCCGATGGCCCTGGACTATCTGCAAAACCCGGAGCCAGTGCGCCAGCGTTATCAAGTCTTTCGCCAGGCCCTAGGGCCACCCGGTGCCACCCGGCGAGCGGCCCAGGTCATCCTGAGCTATTGCCGTTGA